Genomic DNA from Fimbriimonas ginsengisoli Gsoil 348:
GAACCAGAGGGTGACCGCGAACCGTTTTCCCTTCCCCCAATAGAATCGAACCGTCTCCTTCTTGTCCCGCTGCTCACCGTACAGCGCAAAGGTAATTGCCTCCACGAGCGTCGACTTTCCAGACCCGTTGGGGCCGACGATCGCCGTCATCCCCTCATCGAAGTGGAGGTCCGTATAGGCATGTTGCCGAAAGTTCTCAAGCCGAAGGCGTCGCAGCTTCACGCTCGCGCACCTCCTTCAGCAACGCCAGCCCCAACTCTTTCAGCGCTCCGCGGCTCACGCTCTTGGTCAGCGTCGCTTTGTCGATATGCTCCGACCAACTCTGCTCTAAAGTCCGAGTCACGATGCCATCCCGATTCCCGATCGCCACTGGCTGGGGAGCGACCGCTTGGATCTGGTAGTTCAATGCCCGTGCCGCGATCTCTCGAATGAGCTGGTGGTCGAGCTTTCCGCGCAGGCCCGGAGGGAAGTTGACGATCCGCTGACGAACGATCGGAAACCCATCCTCCCACTGAGCGTTAGAGCGCATCTGAGATTCGACCTGCCCAAGATCGTGCCCCTGCGCGTCGATCGTCGGCAGGTCCAAAACCGGCCTTGTCGCCAAGCCCACCTGCTCTAAGCGACCCACCTCGGTGTCAAACCAAACCCACCCTTTGGGAACTCGAGCCTCATCCCAGATATTCGTGCTGGCGAAATCTGTGCTTCCGGAGTAGCAGACGTTCCGGCCGTAAGGCTGGTAGCTGTGGTAGTCACCCAGCGCGACGTAGGTCCAGTCGTCATGACAGGTCTGCTCGACGTCGAACTGGGCATGCCGAGGAAGCGCCTGTCGCGCCATACCGTGGAGGGTCAGCACCGAGTGCTTTCTCGTCCCGGATGGCGAATATTCCGGCTGTTGGTTCCGCAGCAAGGCATGACTCGGGACCGCCAGCACTTCAAGGTCGAGCTCGGAAAAGTCGATCGTCTCGGCCCGGTGCGGCGCTAGCCGAAGCCCGGGGATCGACTCGAAGAGTCGGAGAATATTTCCGCTGTCGGAGCTGCGCGGCGTGTCGTGGTTCCCCCCGATCAACACGAACGGCCGGCCGCCGCGCTTCGACTGAAATTCAGTTAGGGCTTGAAAAGCTCGGACGATTGTGGCATTGCCCGGTCTCACGACGTGAAACAGGTCTCCCGCGTGAATGACCAAGTCGGGATCTCGCTCCGCGATCGCATCCAAAGCGGATTGGAAGGTGGCCATCACGTCCGCCTCGCGCTGGTTCAAACCACCCGGCGTGGTCCGGCCGTAAGCCCGGAATCCGAGGTGGGTGTCACTGAGGTGGGCGAGCGTCATGGGACCATTACTTCTACGTTCATCCACCCTCCCGCATCCTGACGACGCGAGAGGTACGCTCGTTTGGTGCTTAGACCGGCCCTCTCCTCCCCTGGCGCGACATTACGTTCAATGATCTCGGAGGATACGGTGGTGATGCCGGGTGTATTCAACGGCATTTCGGCGGTGTCCGCCCACAAAGCGGGTGCCCGGGCCTTGTACTTGAGCGGGGCCGGTATCACGAATGCCGCCCTCGGTGTCCCGGATATCGCCCTTGCAACCCTCACCGAATTCGCTCAGCAGGCCGCATACGTCACCCAAGTTGCTCCCGTACCGGTCCTCTCGGATGCCGACACCGGTTTTGGCGAAGCGCTGAACGTGGCTCGAACGGTGATCGAAATGGAGCGCGCTGGCCTGGCCGGAATCCACCTCGAGGATCAGATCTCTCCCAAGCGTTGCGGACACCTGGACGGCAAAAGCTGCATCGAGCCGTTGGAAATGGCCCGCAAGATCAGGGCCGCCGTCGACAGCAAGCGCGACCCATCGTTTATGATCGTCGCCCGAACCGACGCCCGCGGGGTAGAAGGTCTGGACTCCGCCATCGAACGGGCGAGGCGGTACGAGGGTGCCGGCGCAGATGCAATCTTCCCAGAAGGCCTTACAGGCGAGGCCGAGTTCGAGGCGTTCCGTGGAGCCGTTTCCATCCCCCTGCTCGCCAATATGACCGAGTTCGGCAAGACCCCGATCATTCCAGTCTCGCGGTTCCGCGAACTTGGCTACGGTATGGTGATCTTCCCGATGACCGCGTTCCGAGTGATGCTCCGAGCCCTCGACGAGACGTACGCCGAACTCCTCTCGACCGGCACCCAGGCCGGAATCCTGGACCGAATGCGAACGCGGGCCGAGTTATACGACCGGATCGACTACGCTCAATACGACGATGCCGACCGCCGCTGGTCGGGCAATTAGCTGTATGTTGAATAAAGCGCCGGCGTAGACCGAGCGCTTTGAGAAACATGAAGCGAATGTTATCGGGGTTCGGGCTTGCGGTCCTCACGCTCGCGGCGCTACCGATATTGCCGGACTTCCTCACAATCGCACTCCGGATTTTCACGTGCTTGGCGGTTGCGGCCTATCTCTTGCTGACCTACTTGGCCTACGTTCCATCACGGGTAACCGTGGGTCTCCTCCGATTCTTCGCCCTAATAGCTGGAGTAGGCTTCGCTTGCGAGCTGATGTTAGTCGCTAAGCATCTGGACCTACCGGAGATCGCGCTGGCATCCGCTTTCGCGGGCGGCGCCATCGTAGCCGCCGTCGGCCCCTTTGTGGCTCTTTCCTTGCGAAGAAAGCTCTACTTTGCTTTCATCGTATGGCTGTGGCTCGTAATTGCCCTTCTCGCCAGTACCTTGTCCCAGTTATGGGCGAGCTCCCTAGGAACGTGGGCGGTTCTCCTAATCCCGATCGCCGCGCGATTGAGGTGGGAGTTGGCACACTGGGAAAAAACGGGACAATCCGTATTGGTTCACGAGCTCGAGCAAAGCCGAACTACTTCCTGGCAAATCTTGGCGGAATTAAGATTTCACTCACGTGAGAAAGCGGTCGCTGCCTGGGAAGAGCGACAATTCTGCGCCGGCTTGGTCGAAATGAGAAAGCGGGAGGCCACCTCCGCCGAGCGATACGAGGAGTTGATCCGCCTCTGTCGCGCCTATCCAAGGGTTCCGCTTGCATGGCGCCTCGCCTATTCGGCCGCGATTAGTCGCGGAGATCATTTGCTGGCCTCCGAGCTTTTGGTGTCATGTGAGGAGCTGGGGCAGCGCGAGGTGTTGGATACTTTCAACACCTCAACGCCGGAAGCTCCTTGGCTCACCTGGAGACAAGGGGACAAGCGGTTCGAACGAGCCCAAGACGACTTAGCTTCCATCGGTCTCTCGCTTGGGACCGCCGGCCCATGACCCTCCGAAAGTCCGCCCTGGCGGTGGGGCTCCTCCTCGTCGTGGTGACGCCGTTCTTGCCGCCCGGATACGCGGAGGCCGTGCAAGTGCTGGCGGCAATCGCGCTTATCTTCCACCTCGTGGTGATTGGCATAGCAAGGATCCCCACTCCGCGGATCATCGCGGGTTTACGGATCTTATGCGCGTTAGCGGCCGTGCTATTTGCCGCTATGGCCATGAACCCGCCCCTGGCCAATGACCGCGAGAGAATATATCTTGGCTGCCGGGCACTTGGTTTGGCGATCATCGCCGTTGGCCCTTGGATTCCGAAGGGTCCTAGGATTTGGCTTTACTACGGGGCCATTCTTGTCTGGGTGGCGTCGGGGCTTGACACTGCGATTCTTGCCGGAAAAGGGACCCTGATGGAGTACGCCACGCTCGTTATCTATCCCCTCATCCTTATCCACGGCATTTCCAACTGGGCGAACACCGGCGTTTCATTCGTTAGCCGAGAACTGGAGGTTACGAAGCGTAAGGCTCGGAAACTGCTAAAAAGGCTCGACGAGAACGTGTCGTTCGGTGAAGTGCCGCAACGCGAAAAGCTCGTGGTGGCGTTACGAGCTCTGGCTGGCGCCTCCTTATCGGAGCAGGAAAGATATGACCGCCTGCTGCAGCTATGCGCCGAGAATTCGAAGAGCGCTCTGGCTTGGCGATTGGCCTTTGCCGCGGCATGGCATCGAAACGACCACAACCGCGTAAGGCAACTAACGCTGGAGCTGGAAAAGGCCGATATGGCCACCGAGATCGGCCTCTCCTCAAATGTTAACGATCTGCGAGCCCAACTTCAGACCGCTGACGAGCGCACCGAAACCTGGCTTCGAGAGGACAAGCTCTTCGCCGAGCTGCACGGCGCCTAAGAGCCAGCCCGGCCTAGTGCAGCGTCTCGTCGATCTCAGGTCAGCGTAGATGCCTCCCGAAGCGTTGGAACAACGCGTCGTCGGGAGGCTAAGCGCCTTCCCGACGATCATCACTGCACCTGGTCCCTTTAGTGATGATGATCGTCGGCCCACCCAACCGACCATCCTAAACCAGCCTCGAAGAGGCGACCGCACCCATGCCGGAGGCGTCACAATACGGGGAGTGACCGAATTTGACGTCGTGGTGGTTGGCGCCGGCCATGCTGGGATCGAGGCGGCCCTGGCGTCCGCCCGGATGGGGCTGCGGACGGCCTGCATCACCATGCGGCTCGACCGGGTCGGCCATCTCCCCTGCAACTGCTCCATTGGCGGCCCGGCGAAGGGGCACATGGCGAGGGAAGTCGATGCCCTCGGCGGACAAATGGGGGTCACCACCGACTACGCGCTGACCCATATCCGCCGCGTCGGCACCGGTAAGGGACCGGCCGTTCAAACCGTTCGGGCGCACGTCTGCAAGTCGCTCTATCCACGATTGATGCAGCAGGTCATGGCCCAGCAGCCGAACCTCACGATGATCGCCGGAGTGGTTCTGCGCGTCCTCGAATCCAATGGCCGCGTGGTCGGCGTCCAGCTTGGCGAAACTACGATCTCTGCCAAGGCCGTCGTCCTCACCACGGGCACGTTCCTCAACGGACTCTGCCACGAGGGACGGAACAAGACCCATGCCGCGCGCCAGGGCGATGCGCCGAGCGTCGACTTATCCACCTTCTTGCGCGACCTGGGGGTGAACCTTCGCCGTTTTAAGACAGGAACGACTCCGCGAATCCGCCTCTCCAGCATCGACTTCTCCAAGACCCCTGCCCTCGACAGCGAGCCCGAGGCTGGACCGGTCTCGTTCCTGCACGACCGCACCTTTCCCGAACGCCCGTTGCTCCCCTGCTGGCAAACCCGCACCTCGGCCGAAACTCATGAGCTGATCCAGGCCAACCTGCACGAGAGCGCCATGTACGCTGGCGAAATTGAAGGGATCGGGCCGCGCTATTGCCCAAGCATCGAAGACAAGATCGTCCGCTTCGCGGACAAGGAGTCGCACCCGATCTTCCTCGAGCAAGAAGAATGGGATTCCGAGTCGGTGTACGTCCAAGGCGTATCGACCTCTTTGCCCGCCGAGATCCAGATCAAGCTCTTGCGAACGGTTTCGGGACTGGCCGACGTGGAGATGCTTCGTCCCGGCTACGCCGTCGAGTACGACATGGCCGACCCGCTTCAGCTCACGCCGCACCTCATGAGCAAGCTCCTGCCCGGTCTCTTCCTGGCCGGCCAGCTCAACGGAACGAGCGGATACGAGGAAGCGGCGGGGCAGGGAATCGTCGCCGGCATCAACGCGGCCCGATTCGCCTCCGATGAAGAACCGGTCGACTTCCACCGAAACGAGAGCTTCATCGGAGTCATGGTCGACGACCTCGTAACAAAGGGGGTGGAGGACCCGTACCGGATGCTGACCGCCCGCGCGGAGCACCGCCTTCTGCTTCGGCACGACAACGCCGATGCCCGCCTGACCCCCCTCGGCCGGTCCGTCGGCCTTGTTTCAGACGCCCGGTGGGAGCGGCTCCTCTCGAAGCAGGAAGCCATCGCTCGAGGGCGGGCATCCCTGGAAGGAACCTACGCTTTGCCTATTCACAACGACGTTCTCGGCGAATACGACACCTCGCCGGTGGACGGAAGGGTCTCGTTGTTCGACCTCCTGAAGCGGCCGGAGCTGAGTCTGGACGCCATCGTGGGAATCGCAAACCGCTGCGACCTTCCGATCCATGAGGTGCTGTTAAGCGGACGAGGCGCCTTGGGCGAGCAGGTGCGAGAGCAGATCGCGCTGTCCGGCATGTACGACGGGTACATCCAACGCCAAGAGCGTTTGGCCGGGCAGCACCGGCGGCTTGACGCCATGCGCATCCCCGCGTCGTTCGACTACACCACGCTCGGCGGACTCAGCTACGAAAGCCGGGAGAAACTCGGCCGAGTCCAGCCGGCGACGGTGGGGCAGGCATCCAGAATTCCGGGAGTGCGTCCCGCCGATGTTGCGCTACTGATCGGGCACCTGAAAGCTTCCGGTCGTCGGCCGACGTCGGTGCTAAGATGATGCGATAGCTTCGGAGGATTCCCCCAATGCGTCGGCTACTTTTTTTTCGTCCTTCTCGGGATCGCGGTCATCGGGTGCGGAGGCGGTAGCTCCAATCTCAGCCCCGGAGGCTCACCGACGACTCGGACGCGGGAAGCAGTCAAGCAGTCTTACATTCGAGCCCTCTTTAGCGCGGCCCAGTCCGGCGCATTCGGCGCCGGCGGAGGAACGGGTGGGTCGACGGGAAGCGGCACGACCGGCAGTACTACCGGCGGCGGAGGTTTCGGCTTCCCGATTATCGGCGGCTTCATCCACCAGTTCGTTCCCGTTCCGGGACGTGGCGCGACCAGTCCCCGGCAGTCGTTTTTGGAGCACCGCCTCGCGATCAGCCGGGTTGGGACCACTGGCAGTGGCACCGATGGCGGAGGCACGGCCGACGGAGCCACGAATGGCATGGGGTCGTCGACCGGATCGACCGCCGGTACGAGCACCGGCGGAACCGGCGGTGGGGGCTGGAACGACTTCTATTTCGATGACTACCTTGGC
This window encodes:
- a CDS encoding metallophosphoesterase family protein; protein product: MTLAHLSDTHLGFRAYGRTTPGGLNQREADVMATFQSALDAIAERDPDLVIHAGDLFHVVRPGNATIVRAFQALTEFQSKRGGRPFVLIGGNHDTPRSSDSGNILRLFESIPGLRLAPHRAETIDFSELDLEVLAVPSHALLRNQQPEYSPSGTRKHSVLTLHGMARQALPRHAQFDVEQTCHDDWTYVALGDYHSYQPYGRNVCYSGSTDFASTNIWDEARVPKGWVWFDTEVGRLEQVGLATRPVLDLPTIDAQGHDLGQVESQMRSNAQWEDGFPIVRQRIVNFPPGLRGKLDHQLIREIAARALNYQIQAVAPQPVAIGNRDGIVTRTLEQSWSEHIDKATLTKSVSRGALKELGLALLKEVREREAATPSA
- the prpB gene encoding methylisocitrate lyase, with the translated sequence MLRPALSSPGATLRSMISEDTVVMPGVFNGISAVSAHKAGARALYLSGAGITNAALGVPDIALATLTEFAQQAAYVTQVAPVPVLSDADTGFGEALNVARTVIEMERAGLAGIHLEDQISPKRCGHLDGKSCIEPLEMARKIRAAVDSKRDPSFMIVARTDARGVEGLDSAIERARRYEGAGADAIFPEGLTGEAEFEAFRGAVSIPLLANMTEFGKTPIIPVSRFRELGYGMVIFPMTAFRVMLRALDETYAELLSTGTQAGILDRMRTRAELYDRIDYAQYDDADRRWSGN
- the mnmG gene encoding tRNA uridine-5-carboxymethylaminomethyl(34) synthesis enzyme MnmG; this translates as MPPEALEQRVVGRLSAFPTIITAPGPFSDDDRRPTQPTILNQPRRGDRTHAGGVTIRGVTEFDVVVVGAGHAGIEAALASARMGLRTACITMRLDRVGHLPCNCSIGGPAKGHMAREVDALGGQMGVTTDYALTHIRRVGTGKGPAVQTVRAHVCKSLYPRLMQQVMAQQPNLTMIAGVVLRVLESNGRVVGVQLGETTISAKAVVLTTGTFLNGLCHEGRNKTHAARQGDAPSVDLSTFLRDLGVNLRRFKTGTTPRIRLSSIDFSKTPALDSEPEAGPVSFLHDRTFPERPLLPCWQTRTSAETHELIQANLHESAMYAGEIEGIGPRYCPSIEDKIVRFADKESHPIFLEQEEWDSESVYVQGVSTSLPAEIQIKLLRTVSGLADVEMLRPGYAVEYDMADPLQLTPHLMSKLLPGLFLAGQLNGTSGYEEAAGQGIVAGINAARFASDEEPVDFHRNESFIGVMVDDLVTKGVEDPYRMLTARAEHRLLLRHDNADARLTPLGRSVGLVSDARWERLLSKQEAIARGRASLEGTYALPIHNDVLGEYDTSPVDGRVSLFDLLKRPELSLDAIVGIANRCDLPIHEVLLSGRGALGEQVREQIALSGMYDGYIQRQERLAGQHRRLDAMRIPASFDYTTLGGLSYESREKLGRVQPATVGQASRIPGVRPADVALLIGHLKASGRRPTSVLR